A single region of the Bacillus cereus genome encodes:
- the spoIIIAG gene encoding stage III sporulation protein AG, translated as MDNKDKNSKFSFFRNLLNGDEKESNEKGKKVTPKFLLVLLILGILLMFSSKFFSGKEEVPVFKEQKTQNQEKDVATFGQKNNDNMSNVEKYEKAYEQELKASLEEIAGVKDVTIKVNLDSSEEKILEKNTVKRSQTTGETDKTGGKREVEDESLDEKTVIIREGDKETPIVLRTEKPKVRGVLVVAKGVDNIQIKAMVKEAVTRLLDVPAHRVSVSPKN; from the coding sequence ATGGACAATAAAGATAAAAATTCGAAGTTCTCATTTTTCCGCAACTTATTAAATGGGGATGAAAAAGAAAGTAATGAGAAGGGAAAAAAGGTAACACCTAAGTTTTTACTTGTCCTACTTATACTTGGGATTTTGCTTATGTTTTCTAGTAAGTTCTTTTCAGGAAAAGAAGAAGTACCTGTGTTTAAAGAACAAAAAACTCAAAACCAAGAAAAGGACGTAGCAACTTTCGGACAAAAAAATAACGATAATATGTCAAATGTAGAAAAATATGAAAAAGCGTATGAGCAAGAATTGAAAGCTTCTTTAGAAGAGATAGCGGGAGTAAAAGATGTAACGATTAAAGTAAACTTAGATTCATCTGAAGAAAAAATACTAGAGAAAAATACAGTAAAGCGTTCACAAACAACAGGTGAAACTGATAAAACAGGTGGGAAAAGAGAAGTAGAGGACGAGTCTCTTGATGAAAAAACAGTCATTATACGTGAAGGGGATAAAGAAACTCCAATTGTTTTACGAACAGAGAAACCGAAAGTACGAGGTGTTCTTGTCGTAGCAAAGGGAGTGGATAATATACAAATAAAAGCAATGGTAAAAGAGGCTGTGACGCGATTGTTAGATGTGCCAGCTCATCGCGTTTCAGTATCACCGAAAAATTGA
- the spoIIIAF gene encoding stage III sporulation protein AF translates to MQFVTEWIRNIIVFLLLATMLHLILPNSNLQKYVKFVVSLLLVVLILTPLFKLLQTDVNEVIANFNEEKYVADGSVKNSIDSKKKEIQALTRAYSLEEMATKMKKDVGKEFEKKYGMTVSEIQIVAVKHAGEVKSAKDIQSVVVTLKEKERSKNDAIETVKPVEINTKEPPKKIEETNVEMKGFFSSRWQLEDKQIQVQMEGRTGRVNGQ, encoded by the coding sequence ATGCAATTTGTTACAGAGTGGATTAGAAATATTATCGTTTTTTTACTCTTAGCGACAATGCTTCATCTTATTCTTCCGAATTCAAATTTACAAAAGTACGTTAAATTCGTTGTAAGTCTATTGTTAGTTGTATTAATTTTAACGCCTCTATTTAAGTTGTTACAAACAGATGTAAATGAAGTTATCGCAAATTTCAATGAAGAAAAGTACGTAGCAGATGGATCGGTAAAAAATTCGATAGATTCGAAGAAAAAAGAAATACAAGCTCTAACACGTGCATATAGTTTAGAAGAGATGGCTACCAAAATGAAAAAAGACGTAGGAAAAGAGTTTGAGAAAAAGTATGGTATGACAGTCTCTGAAATACAAATAGTCGCAGTGAAACATGCAGGGGAAGTAAAGTCAGCGAAAGATATTCAATCTGTTGTTGTGACGTTGAAAGAAAAAGAACGTAGTAAAAATGATGCAATTGAAACAGTAAAGCCAGTTGAAATTAATACGAAAGAACCTCCAAAAAAAATAGAAGAAACGAATGTAGAAATGAAAGGTTTCTTTTCAAGCAGGTGGCAACTAGAGGATAAACAAATCCAAGTTCAAATGGAAGGGAGGACAGGTAGAGTAAATGGACAATAA
- the spoIIIAE gene encoding stage III sporulation protein AE: MLRKFGAKLLFACFLFFSLPIVVQASPIETNVVDQQLDKLGIEDVKQFWDGLVTKYGGYLPESQKGSFMEFVKGEKEFSIKEWMIGLLKYLFHELVANGKLLGTLIMLTIFSALLQSLQSSFSKSSVSKIADAVVYMVLIIFALNSFYVVMTYARETIQTMVDFILALLPILLALIATGGGVVSVAFFHPIIIFLMNTSGLLMNYIVLPLLLLATILSIVSTMSDQYKVTKLSKLLQNVSVGIMGIFLTVFLGVLSVQGTASAVADGIAVKTAKFVTGNFIPVVGRMFTEAADTVISASGLLKNTVGIIGLVILCLIVAFPAIQIFCIAFIYKFAAAVLQPVGGGAIIQCLDIIGRSIIYVFACLAIVSFMFFLSITIIIAAGNITLMMR, from the coding sequence ATGTTGAGGAAGTTCGGAGCTAAGCTGCTATTTGCTTGCTTCCTTTTCTTTTCTTTACCGATTGTTGTACAAGCTTCTCCTATAGAAACAAACGTCGTTGATCAACAATTGGATAAGCTCGGAATTGAAGATGTGAAGCAATTTTGGGACGGGCTTGTTACAAAGTACGGAGGCTATTTACCAGAGAGTCAAAAAGGAAGCTTTATGGAGTTTGTAAAGGGAGAAAAAGAGTTCTCCATAAAAGAGTGGATGATAGGTCTATTAAAATATTTATTTCACGAGCTTGTTGCAAATGGAAAGTTACTTGGAACGCTCATTATGCTTACGATTTTCAGTGCATTGTTGCAATCACTACAATCTTCTTTTTCAAAGAGTAGTGTAAGTAAAATTGCGGATGCAGTCGTATACATGGTACTTATTATTTTCGCTTTAAATAGTTTTTATGTTGTTATGACATATGCAAGAGAGACGATACAAACAATGGTAGATTTCATACTAGCATTATTACCAATTTTACTTGCACTCATTGCAACCGGTGGCGGTGTCGTGTCTGTAGCGTTTTTTCATCCAATCATCATTTTCTTAATGAACACGAGTGGTCTTCTTATGAATTATATTGTTCTACCACTTTTATTACTTGCAACTATATTAAGTATTGTAAGTACGATGAGTGATCAATATAAAGTTACGAAATTGTCCAAGCTTTTGCAAAACGTTAGTGTTGGGATTATGGGTATCTTTTTGACGGTTTTTTTAGGGGTATTATCTGTACAAGGAACCGCTTCAGCCGTTGCTGATGGCATAGCTGTGAAAACTGCTAAATTTGTAACAGGAAACTTCATTCCTGTAGTAGGAAGGATGTTTACTGAGGCAGCGGATACCGTTATTAGTGCATCTGGATTATTAAAAAACACAGTCGGGATTATCGGGCTCGTCATTCTGTGCTTAATTGTCGCTTTTCCAGCGATTCAAATATTTTGTATCGCATTTATTTATAAATTCGCAGCGGCAGTATTGCAACCAGTTGGCGGAGGCGCAATTATTCAATGTTTAGATATTATCGGACGAAGTATCATTTACGTATTTGCTTGTTTAGCTATCGTGTCGTTTATGTTCTTTTTAAGTATCACGATTATTATTGCTGCGGGGAACATTACGCTCATGATGCGATAG
- the spoIIIAD gene encoding stage III sporulation protein AD, whose product MQIVGLGLVATFLAAVLNQHKSSITSLFIVFVGSVMFLLLIDQIHSILQMIERVASEAKVSNVYVETLLKIIGIAYIAEFGAQITKDAGQGAIASKIELAGKILILVMAIPILTVVIETILGFLPTG is encoded by the coding sequence ATACAAATTGTCGGATTAGGCCTCGTTGCTACGTTTTTAGCCGCTGTTTTAAATCAGCATAAATCTAGTATTACATCGTTATTTATTGTGTTCGTTGGTAGCGTAATGTTTCTTCTCTTAATCGATCAAATTCATTCTATCTTGCAAATGATTGAGAGAGTGGCGAGTGAAGCAAAGGTTAGCAACGTATATGTAGAAACATTATTGAAAATTATAGGGATTGCTTATATCGCTGAGTTTGGTGCACAAATTACAAAAGATGCTGGTCAAGGTGCAATCGCCTCGAAAATTGAATTAGCTGGAAAAATTTTGATTCTCGTTATGGCAATTCCCATTTTGACGGTTGTAATTGAAACAATTCTCGGATTTTTACCTACGGGATAA
- the spoIIIAC gene encoding stage III sporulation protein AC → MSIDVGLIFQIAGIGIVLAFIHTVLKELKREDIANWVILVGFVVILFHVAFLINTLFDKIKSVFLFQ, encoded by the coding sequence ATGTCCATTGATGTTGGATTAATATTTCAAATCGCCGGAATCGGCATTGTTTTAGCTTTCATTCATACCGTACTAAAAGAATTAAAGCGAGAGGATATTGCAAATTGGGTTATCCTTGTCGGTTTTGTCGTTATTTTATTTCATGTTGCATTTTTAATTAATACTCTGTTCGACAAGATTAAAAGTGTCTTTCTCTTCCAGTAA
- the spoIIIAB gene encoding stage III sporulation protein SpoIIIAB has protein sequence MVKIFGAVLIVAVSTFFGFSYAKRYSERPRQLRLLKAALQSLEAEIMYGHTPLSEAAERLVKQMPKPLNWIFQSFARRLENGEQTVREAWIDSLKENWTLTAFKQTEYEILQQFGETLGQHDRESQQKHIRLCITHLEREEGEAKALQLQYEKMIKSLGVLAGLLIVILLL, from the coding sequence ATGGTGAAAATATTTGGTGCGGTATTAATAGTTGCGGTCAGTACCTTTTTCGGATTTTCATACGCTAAACGATACAGCGAGAGACCGCGGCAACTTAGATTATTGAAAGCGGCATTGCAATCATTAGAAGCGGAAATTATGTATGGGCACACGCCTTTATCTGAAGCGGCTGAGCGATTGGTTAAACAAATGCCGAAGCCATTAAATTGGATATTTCAAAGCTTTGCGAGGCGTCTAGAGAACGGAGAACAAACAGTTAGAGAGGCTTGGATCGATAGTTTGAAAGAGAACTGGACATTAACGGCGTTTAAACAAACCGAGTATGAAATACTGCAACAATTTGGTGAAACACTTGGACAACATGATCGTGAATCACAACAAAAACATATTCGGTTATGTATTACACATTTGGAGAGAGAAGAAGGAGAAGCAAAAGCTTTACAACTACAATACGAAAAAATGATAAAGAGTTTAGGAGTGCTAGCAGGGCTACTTATCGTAATTTTACTGCTATAG
- the spoIIIAA gene encoding stage III sporulation protein AA, with the protein MKEVLEVLPKTMKQLVEGCKQYDALEEIRVRIGRPLECIAHGEVFFYDYIATAEDALYLLNKLSQFSIYTMEEELKRGYVTLRGGHRIGLAGKVITEKSAVKMIRDVSSFNIRIARQKIGIAEPLLPYLYESRWLNTMVIGPPQTGKTTLLRDVARCMSQGVSASKIPSCKVGIVDERSEIAGCVKGIPQYDFGTRVDVLDACPKAEGMMMMIRSMSPDILIVDEIGRKEDSEAIMEAVHAGVQLFISAHGFSYDDVVKRPSLQAVLELGVFDRFVELSKARGPGTVMQVKDRDGKPVLPHRKAQGVW; encoded by the coding sequence ATGAAAGAAGTATTAGAGGTATTACCGAAAACGATGAAACAGTTAGTTGAAGGTTGTAAGCAATACGATGCTCTAGAAGAAATTCGCGTTCGAATTGGAAGGCCGCTAGAGTGTATCGCACATGGAGAAGTGTTTTTTTATGACTATATCGCTACAGCGGAAGATGCACTCTACTTATTGAATAAATTAAGTCAATTTTCGATTTATACGATGGAAGAGGAATTGAAACGTGGATATGTGACACTACGAGGAGGACATAGAATTGGCCTAGCCGGAAAAGTCATTACAGAAAAAAGTGCGGTGAAAATGATTAGGGATGTCTCTTCTTTTAATATTCGTATTGCCCGTCAAAAAATAGGGATTGCTGAGCCGCTCCTGCCATATCTTTATGAATCACGATGGTTAAACACGATGGTAATTGGTCCACCGCAAACGGGGAAAACAACACTTTTAAGAGATGTAGCACGCTGTATGAGTCAAGGTGTGAGTGCTTCGAAAATTCCTTCATGTAAAGTGGGAATTGTGGATGAACGATCAGAAATTGCGGGCTGTGTGAAAGGGATCCCGCAATATGACTTTGGCACGCGAGTAGATGTATTAGATGCTTGTCCAAAAGCTGAAGGAATGATGATGATGATTCGTTCTATGAGTCCAGACATATTAATTGTAGATGAAATTGGACGTAAAGAAGATAGTGAAGCGATTATGGAGGCGGTGCATGCTGGCGTTCAGCTTTTTATAAGTGCACACGGATTTTCTTATGATGATGTTGTGAAACGTCCATCGTTACAGGCGGTGCTGGAACTTGGTGTATTTGATAGGTTTGTAGAATTGTCAAAAGCGAGAGGACCAGGAACGGTTATGCAAGTGAAAGACAGAGATGGAAAACCAGTATTACCTCATAGAAAGGCTCAAGGCGTATGGTGA
- a CDS encoding YqhV family protein codes for MKQWLAAMETSVLVMGLLRLFSGSAEIFAALLMLYVNDAKKALFINGMLAFVGPTVLILTMTIGIASVASEISFLKLFFLALGIGCIFIALLK; via the coding sequence ATGAAACAGTGGCTAGCGGCAATGGAAACATCCGTGCTTGTGATGGGATTACTTCGGTTGTTTTCAGGTAGCGCGGAAATATTCGCCGCTTTGCTTATGCTTTATGTGAATGATGCGAAGAAAGCATTGTTTATAAATGGTATGTTGGCGTTTGTTGGACCGACCGTATTAATTTTAACAATGACAATTGGCATAGCGAGTGTAGCAAGTGAAATTTCTTTCCTGAAACTCTTTTTTCTAGCGCTTGGAATTGGCTGCATTTTTATCGCGTTGTTGAAATAG
- a CDS encoding GNAT family N-acetyltransferase: MQHVTLLPLDFRYANVIFELSSNPHVKNALGIQVEKIEDTKAFLLFAIEEERQKKSLSRMIVNEKNEIIGLTTLKHINYEKKQSHIGSWIGYPYWGKGYNEAAKKEIFKVAFLDLQLTYVFAGAKTTNIRSLKAQEKLPYISLHVENKFPGEHAALEKEVKSPCSLHVVSRKNFLNWLDVQNEGGKHEGIEN, translated from the coding sequence ATGCAGCACGTTACTTTATTACCACTCGATTTTCGCTATGCAAATGTGATTTTCGAGCTATCAAGCAATCCACATGTAAAAAATGCATTAGGGATACAGGTAGAAAAAATCGAAGACACGAAGGCGTTTCTTCTTTTCGCAATAGAAGAAGAACGCCAAAAGAAGTCTTTATCCAGAATGATTGTAAATGAAAAAAATGAAATAATTGGCCTCACCACACTTAAACATATTAATTATGAGAAGAAGCAATCTCATATTGGTAGTTGGATTGGCTATCCATACTGGGGAAAAGGCTATAATGAGGCCGCTAAAAAAGAAATCTTCAAAGTCGCTTTCCTAGACTTACAACTCACATACGTATTCGCGGGTGCTAAAACGACTAACATTCGCTCTTTAAAGGCGCAAGAGAAACTACCTTATATTTCATTGCATGTGGAAAACAAGTTTCCCGGCGAACACGCTGCACTTGAGAAAGAAGTAAAGTCACCTTGCTCACTACATGTCGTATCACGCAAGAATTTTTTAAATTGGCTGGACGTACAAAATGAGGGGGGAAAACATGAAGGTATTGAAAATTAG
- the efp gene encoding elongation factor P: protein MISVNDFRTGLTISVDNALWQVMDFQHVKPGKGAAFVRSKLRNLRTGSVQEKTFRAGEKVEKAHIENRRMQYLYASGESHVFMDNGTYEQIELGENQIERELKFLKENMEVSIMTYQDEVLGVELPNTVELKVSETEPGIKGDTASNVTKPATLETGLVVQVPIFINEGEMLIINTGEGKYVSRA from the coding sequence ATGATTTCAGTAAACGATTTTCGTACAGGTTTAACAATCTCAGTGGACAATGCCCTTTGGCAAGTAATGGATTTCCAACACGTAAAGCCAGGTAAAGGTGCTGCATTCGTTCGCTCTAAACTACGTAACCTTCGCACAGGATCTGTTCAAGAGAAAACATTCCGTGCAGGTGAAAAAGTAGAAAAAGCACACATCGAAAACCGTCGTATGCAATACTTATACGCGAGTGGTGAGTCTCACGTATTTATGGATAACGGAACTTATGAGCAAATCGAACTTGGTGAAAACCAAATTGAGCGCGAATTAAAATTCCTAAAAGAAAACATGGAAGTATCTATTATGACATACCAAGATGAAGTACTTGGTGTTGAACTTCCGAATACTGTTGAATTAAAAGTGTCAGAGACAGAACCTGGTATTAAAGGTGACACAGCTTCTAACGTAACAAAACCAGCTACATTAGAAACTGGTCTTGTTGTACAAGTACCAATCTTCATTAACGAAGGCGAAATGCTTATCATCAACACTGGTGAAGGTAAATACGTTTCTCGTGCATAG
- the pepQ gene encoding Xaa-Pro dipeptidase — MGKIERLRSAFDEAGIDGIVLTNEHSRRYMANFTGTAGVVLISKERALFITDFRYVEQASKQAVGYEIVQHAGLILDEVAKQVKELGIQKLGFEQDTLTYSSYVTHNEAIEAEFIPTSGLVEKLRLIKTDSEIKILKEAAQIADAAFEHILSFIRPGVSEIEVSNELEFFMRKQGATSSSFDIIVASGLRSALPHGVASEKVIEKGDFVTLDFGAYYKGYCSDITRTIAVGEPSDKLKEIYNIVLEAQLRGVNGIKAGLTGREADALTRDYITEKGYGEYFGHSTGHGIGLEIHEAPGLAFRSDTLLEPGMAVTVEPGIYIPGVGGVRIEDDIIVTSEGNEVITKSPKELIIL, encoded by the coding sequence ATGGGAAAGATCGAGAGATTAAGAAGTGCTTTTGATGAGGCTGGTATTGACGGTATCGTATTAACGAATGAACATAGCCGTAGATATATGGCGAATTTCACAGGAACAGCTGGTGTTGTACTAATTTCAAAAGAACGTGCTCTATTTATTACAGATTTCCGTTACGTAGAGCAAGCTAGTAAGCAAGCGGTTGGATATGAAATTGTACAGCATGCAGGATTAATTCTTGATGAAGTTGCGAAACAAGTTAAAGAACTAGGAATTCAAAAACTAGGATTTGAACAAGATACTCTTACATATAGCTCTTACGTAACGCATAATGAAGCGATCGAAGCTGAATTTATCCCAACTTCTGGGCTTGTAGAAAAGTTACGCTTGATAAAGACTGATTCAGAGATTAAGATATTAAAGGAAGCTGCACAGATTGCAGATGCTGCCTTTGAGCATATTCTATCATTCATTCGCCCGGGAGTATCTGAAATTGAAGTGTCAAATGAACTTGAATTTTTCATGAGAAAACAAGGAGCGACATCTTCTTCGTTTGATATTATCGTTGCTTCAGGTCTTCGTTCGGCATTACCGCACGGCGTGGCATCTGAAAAAGTGATAGAAAAAGGAGATTTCGTTACATTAGACTTCGGCGCTTATTACAAAGGATATTGCTCTGATATTACTCGTACGATTGCAGTCGGTGAACCGTCTGATAAATTAAAAGAAATTTATAATATCGTTTTAGAAGCACAACTACGTGGTGTGAACGGTATTAAAGCTGGTTTAACGGGCCGTGAAGCTGATGCATTAACGCGTGATTACATAACGGAAAAAGGATATGGTGAATACTTCGGACACTCTACTGGTCATGGAATCGGTCTTGAAATCCATGAAGCACCAGGTTTAGCGTTCCGTTCTGATACATTACTTGAACCAGGTATGGCTGTAACAGTAGAACCAGGTATTTATATTCCAGGTGTTGGCGGGGTACGTATTGAAGATGATATCATTGTAACAAGTGAAGGTAATGAAGTAATAACGAAATCACCAAAAGAACTTATTATTTTGTAA
- the aroQ gene encoding type II 3-dehydroquinate dehydratase, translating into MKKLLLVNGPNLNRLGVREVNVYGEGTLATLETDMKQEAEKMGVELECFQSNHEGAIIDIIHEADDIYEGIILNPGAFTHYSYAIRDAIASVSIPVIEVHISNIHQRESFRHESVTAAVCAGQIVGFGFYGYKLALFALMEKLREA; encoded by the coding sequence ATGAAAAAGTTACTCCTCGTAAATGGTCCTAACCTAAATCGCCTTGGTGTCAGAGAGGTAAATGTATATGGAGAAGGAACGTTAGCGACGCTTGAAACAGATATGAAACAAGAAGCAGAGAAAATGGGAGTGGAGTTAGAATGTTTTCAATCGAATCATGAAGGAGCTATTATTGATATTATTCATGAGGCTGATGACATATATGAAGGAATCATTCTAAATCCAGGTGCATTTACGCATTATAGCTATGCGATTCGGGATGCTATCGCAAGTGTTTCGATTCCGGTTATTGAAGTACATATTTCTAACATTCACCAGCGTGAATCGTTCCGTCACGAATCTGTGACGGCGGCTGTTTGTGCAGGACAAATTGTTGGATTTGGTTTTTATGGCTATAAGCTAGCGTTATTTGCATTAATGGAGAAATTGAGGGAGGCATAA